The genomic window GATTGCAAATCTGCCGCAGGACTTCCAGTTTCGAACGGTGCTGGTTTGAGTGCTTTTTTGTTTTCACCTGCTCCGTGTGGCGCAGTCAAAATCCTCAGACCAGCATTTTCTGCTTCTACTCCTGTGGTTTGCTACTGATCCTCAAATTTGAAATCCTCCTACCTGTTTGACGTTTCCTGCCCCCCTCTTTAATTTTTTCCCGCATGCCTTTCCCCGTTCAACCACCCACCAGTGCCACACTTTTTGGGAACATTCGACCTTCGTCACGAACCCCGCGCCAATAGGTCGGGGTCGGATTTCGTCATTGATCATTTTTCTCCCCAATATCCCCAACTGCACCTTGCACAAACATTCCCAGTGAATAAACTGTCCTTTGTCTCGTCAGGTTATGGCGGATGTCACAACCGCTTCCAGATGGCGCTTCTTAGAAGTCTCCGCCTAGACGACCTGACCGGCATCTGACCGTCGTCCTGTTTGCCTGTAGGCATGCAGAAACAGCACGGTTCAAGGTAAACAATTTTTACCAGTGATTTCAGCAACCGCCCGGACATTCCCGGTAGTGGTCACTGGTCCGGGAATGCGACCGCCCAGGCAGCCACCGCTACCCGCGCTAACAACACAACGCCTTTGCTATCCGACATGACGAAGAAAAACACGCCTGTATGGACCTGGTTGATCCCAGTGCTCGCCCTCATCACGCTCATTTTGACGCTGATCACCGGCGTTAGCACCGTCACAGCCCTCATTTGTAGCGCTGCGCTCGCCGGTGCCGTGTTCGTCGCCGTCCACCATGCGGAAGTCGTCGCCCATCGCGTCGGCGAACCGTTCGGCACCCTCGTCCTCGCCCTCGCCGTGACCGCCATCGAATCCTCCCTCATCCTCTCCATGATGATGGCCGGCGGCCAGGAGATGGCCGTGCTCGCGCGCGATGCCCTCTTCGCCGCCGTCATGATCATCTGCACCGGTGTCGTGGGCCTGTGCCTCCTCGCCGGCGGCATAGCTCATCGTGAACAAACCTTCCGTGTGGAAGGCGCCAGCGCCGGACTCGCCGCTCTCATCGTGCTGGCCTCGCTCACCCTGGTCATCCCCGCCTTCACCACCAGCACCTCCGATGGCACCTATAATAAATCCCAACTCGCCTTCGTCGCCATCAGCTCCGCCACCTTGTGGGCCATCTTCGTCTTTGTGCAGACCATGCGCCATCGCGATTACTTCATCCCCGCTGAGAATTCCTCTGACCCGGAAGCGCACGCCGCCCCGCCCACGAACCGTGAGGCCTGGATCAGCTTCGGCTTTCTCCTGCTTTCGCTTGGCACCGTGGTGGGCCTCGCCAAGATGCTCTCTCCCTCCATTGAAAAAGTCGTAGCCGCTGCCAACGCCCCACGCGCCGTCGTCGGCATCATCATCGCCGGCCTCGTGTTGCTCCCGGAGACGTGGGCCGCCGTCCGCGCCGCCCGTGCGAACCGTCTGCAAACGAGCATGAACCTCGCCATCGGCTCCGCGCTCGCCACCATCGGCCTCACCGTGCCCCTTGTCGTCGTGGCCTCCCTCATGTTCGATCTGCCCTTGGTGCTGGCCCTCACCCCGAAGGATATCGCCCTGCTGACCGTAACGTTTGTAGTGAGCTCCATCACCCTCGGCACCGGCCGCACCTACATGATGCAAGGCGCCGTCCACCTAGTCCTCTTCGCCGCCTACCTCTTCCTCGCCCTAGTCCCATGATAAAGCGGCGAAGCATCAAGCCCCGTGCTGCCGGATTCCAGCCGGCAGGATAAGCGCGTACGACGCAGCCAACCCGCCCGTAGTGGGACAGGTGCCACCACCTGTCCCGTCTCCCATTCTGATCTGCGCCTATCTGCGTTCATCTGCGGTTAACTTTTCTTTCCCTGTTTTCATTTCTTGCTGATTATGCTGAACTCAATCACCGCCATGAAACACACTCTCACCCTCGCTCTCCTCACGCTGTGTTTCCAACTCACCGCCGCCGCCGAAGTCAAAGTCCGCACCGATTTCGAAGGCGGCTCCGCCCACATCGAGAGCATCGATCAAACCAACAAGGTCATCCGCTTCACCCCCGGTGGCGATCCCGCCCGTGGCTGGGCCTGCTGGTGGTATCTCCGCGTGGACGGCATCGCCAAAGGCGACACGTGGACCTTCGACCTCGCCGCCAGCCCCAAGCCCACGCGCAACGACGGCAAGCTCCAGCCCAATCCCCTCGCCGCCTCGTGGGCCATGGCCGACCGCGCCACCTTTTCCACCGATGAAAAAACGTGGACCCACACCGCCCCCGGCAAACGCGTGGACAAACGCATCCACTACACCGTCACTGGCACCGGCGGCCCGCTCTGGCTCGCCTGGGGCCCGCCCTTCACCCCGCGCGATACCGATAAACTCCTCACCGAAGCGAAAGCCAAACTGCCCACCGCCGAGATCTTCACCCTCGCCACCACCCGCGAGAAACGCCCCGTGAAAGCCTTGCGCATCAATGAGTCAAAGAATCCCCAAGCCCCCGTCATCTGGGCTCACGCCCGCCAACACGCGTGGGAAGCCGGCGCCAGTTGGGTCGCCCGCGGCCTCACCGAATGGCTCGTGAGCGATGACGCAGACGCCCGCTGGCTCCGCGCGAATGCCGAGATCATCCTCATCCCCATCATGGACGTGGACAACGTCGCCACCGGCAACGGCGGCAAAGAAGCCGACCCCCGCGATCACAATCGCGACTGGACCGAGCAACCTGTTTACCCGGAAGTCGCCGCCGCCCAAAAACGCCTGCTCGCCTACGTGAAAGAAAATCGCCTCAGCCTCTTCCTCGATCTGCACAATCCCGCCCCCGGCGATCGCCAGCCCTTCTTCTTCGTCGGCCCGGAAGAAGACCTCACGCCCCAAGCCAAAGAGAACCGCGCCAAATTCCTCGCCGCCGCTATGACGCACATAAACGGCCCTCTCCCCGTGGAAAAGAAAACCCGCACCACCGGCGCCAGCTACCATCCCCTCGTCAAACAGATCAGCGGCATGTGGGTCACCGCGAACGGCAATCCCCACACCGTCGCCGCCTGCCTCGAAACCTCCTGGAACACCCCGCACAGCACCACTGAAGGCTACTTGACCGTCGGCAAACAATTAGGCGAAGCAGTGACCGCTTACGTGAGGCAGCAGAAGTAAGTCTGATTCTCGCTCATCCATCACCATGCCCAAAAAACGTTCGCCATTCTATCAACCACTACCCGATCATGGCATAGTTGTCGCAGTCAAACTGGAAAATGGACTGTGGTGTTATGTGAGAAAGTATGTGCTTTGCTACGGCTTTCTCCCATTCCTTTCACGAGCACCTTTATCCGCCAAACAACTTCCCACTCTGCAAGCCGCCCTCTGTTTCGACCTCTGGTGCTACGATTCAGAGCCGACACCCATGGTTTACATCGGCAAGTTTCCCTTCGCCAACCAGGCGGAATCCATTGGTGAACCTTGCTATACCGCTCCGGACATCATCGATAACTGCTACAGGATCCATGAAGTAGCCAATGGCATCTCGCGCCTGAGAAAGACCAAGGATGTCAACGAAGTATCCGGCATGCGACTTCAACGCCGCTACGAGCCTTCAGAATTCGGTAAATTTCTAAATGGAAAGACCAGTGCTTGGCCCATCTTATAAAAACCCTTACCCTCACTCCGTGCAACCGCGTCGTCTCGACCAGATCTTTTCCCGCTACGGCTACGGCAGCCGGAGCGAGGCCCGTCATTGGCTCAACTCCGGTCGCATCACCGTCAAAGGCGTCATCGCTAAAGAGCCCGATGATAAAGCCGACCCGCTCGATGTGCTCATCGATGGCAAACCCATTGAAGCGCCCGATGGCCTGCTCGTCCTATTCCACAAACCCGCCGGTTACGTCTGCTCCCACGACACCCGCGAAGGCGCGAACATCTACGATCTCCTGCCGCCGCAATGGCTCCAGCGCAACCCACCCGTGACCTCCATCGGCCGCCTCGATAAAGACACCACCGGCGTGCTTCTGCTCACCGACATCGGCGAGATCGTCCAACGCTGGACCTCACCCAAACACAAAGTCTCCAAAATCTACGACGTCACCGTGGAAGGCGTCCTGAAGCCCGAACTCATCCCCCTCTTCGCCGCTGGCACTTTGCAGCTCGAAGACGAAGATAAACCCTGCCTCCCTGCAAAACTCGAGATCCTCTCCGCGAATACCGCCCGCCTCGAACTCATCGAAGGCAAATACCATCAGGTCAAACGCATGTTCGCCAGCCAAGGCAACCCCGTCACCAAACTCCACCGCAGCCGCTTCGGCGATCACACCGTAGATGATCTGCCCGCAGGCCAATGGCGCGCCATCCCCCTCCCCAAACTGTAGCCGCGGACATTAGTCCGCGCTTGCCGCCCTTTTAGTCAGCGCCGACTAACCTCGGCAGCTACGGCTCACTTTCCCCATTGCACAATTTCCCCCTCACCCCACAATCCGCCGCGTTGTGTCAATGACGACGGATGCCCATCCTGCCGCCCCTTCCGCGGAGATCACCCGCCTGACGTTCCGTAGCGAACGTTGGCGGGCATTCAGTTCTGGCATCCTCGAAACCGCCGCCACCACGTTCCTCCTGCTCATCGCCGTGAAGGAACTTCACGCGGGCGCGACGGCGAAAGCCCTCATCGCCGCCGGTGGTAGTGTGGGTTTGTTGCTGGGCCCTCTGACGGTTTCCTTCGTGCAAGCACGCGGGATGAAGCCCTCCGATGCCGCCGCGCGCATGGCCATGATGGGTGCCGCCGCCTTCGTCGTGATGGCGCTATTGCCGTTTCTGCCCGTCTATGTCATCGGCAGCATCGTGGCACTCACTGCATCCACAGCGGTGATCCCGCTCATCACCCAGGTCTATCAGGAGAATTATCCGGATAAGGAACGCGGACGAATGCTCTCGAAGTCGTTTGTTATCCGCATCGCCACCGCCGCCATTTTCAACGAACTCGCCGGACGCGCCCTCACCGGTCATCTCGAAAAATATCAATGGCTCCTGCTCGTCTTCGCCGCCGCCTATGTAGTGGCCGCCTATTGGCTCGCGAAAATCCCTTCCACCCCCCTGCACGTCAGCGGCGGCACGCATCCCTTCAAATCCCTGCGCTATGTGAAGGAAGACGCGCTCTTCCGCCAAACCTTGGTCGCCTGGATGCTCATGGGCTTCGCGAACCTGATGATGATACCCCTGCGCGTGGAATACCTGGCCAATCCGCAATACGGCTATGCCCTCACTGCGGGAGAGATCGCGTTTCTCGTCGGCGTGGTCCCAAATCTTGCGCGCCTCGTCCTCAGTCCCTTCTGGGGCTGGGCCTTTGATCACATGAATTTCTTCATGCTGCGCGTGGTGTTAAACATCGGCTTCGCGCTCGGCATCCTCTCCTTCTTCACCGGCGAGACCATGACCGGCATGCTCATCGGCGCGATCATCTTCGGTGCGTCGAATGCCGGTGGTGACGTCGCATGGAGCTTGTGGGTCACCAAATTCACCGCGCCCGAACGCGTGGCGGATTACATGTCCGTGCACACCTTCTGCACCGGATTGCGTGGACTTTTCGCTCCGCTCGCCGCCTTCCACCTCGCCGCACATTTCACACTCATCCAGCTCGGCTGGTTCGCCGCCACCTTGATCGGCCTCTCCTGCGCCGTCCTGATCCCCGAAATCCCCTGGGGCAAGAAAGCCAAGCAATCCGCCCCCCTCACTGAAGAAGTGCAGGATTAGCTGGAGCGCCGGCCTCCGGCCCGGCTCGAACGACGAATCCTTGCGCCCCGTGCTGCCGGATTCCAGCCGGCAGGACAATCGCGCCCGACGAATCTCAAGCCCCGCCACGTAGGCACACTCCGTCCGTAAATGAGAACAATTGAGAGAACCCAAAACTCCTAAAACTTACACGCCGATTCAGCGATCGGCGCTCCACTCACCTCACGCCGCCCACAACCGCAGATCCGAAGGCATCGGCACCACGCGCTCGCGCGCATGAGCATACCGCAACGCCATCTGATGGCTCCGCTCAATGGAACTCTCCAGCGCTGCACGAAAGCCTTCGTGCGCGAGCAATTCGCCCCAAACCTCCGGCCCCACCACCCCGGCCAGCCATTGTTTTTGCGTTTCTGTAGGTTTCATACCGTCTGCTTTTTGTTGCTGTAAGATTCGACGGCGCGGCTTTCCTCTTTATTGAATTTCTTTCAAAATATTTTCACCCCTTTTAAGCACAAAAAAGACCGGCAGAGCATCTTCCGCTCCGCCGGTCTGCACTTCACTCACTGACAATCACTTACATCAATCGGTTCAGCTCACCTGGATGCGACGCGGCTTCACTTTCTCTGCCTTCGGCAGCTCCAAAGTCAGCAGCCCCTGATCGATTTTCGCCACGATGCGATTCGTATCCACCACTGGGTCCAATTCAAAGACCCGTCGGTAATCGCGACCCGTGCTTTCACGATAAAGCGGCTCACCTACCCCAGATACCGCCTTGCGATGGCCGATGATGGTCAGCTCGTTATCTTCCAGGAGGATTTCGAGCCCATCCTTAGCCACCCCCGGCATCTCCGCATGCAGCACATACCCATCCTTCTCTTCATGGATATTCACGCGCGGCGTCAGATAGCTCTTTTGCTCCTGCTTTGCCTGCGCAGGTGCCGCCTGGGTGCCATTGGTTTCGGTAACAGTATTCGTCATAACTCTAAGTTCTCTTTGGTGTCCGAGGCGATTTACCTCGGACGGATTGTTCACGTTTTTCGTTTTGGTTCGTTCGTTTGTTATTCTCCCGTCACCGTGATCTGGCGCGGCTTGGCTTCTTCGGCTTTTGGCAGCGTCACCGTCAGCACACCATCTTCATAGGTGGCCTTGATGTTGTCCGCCTTCACCTGTTTCGGCAGCGTCACTGTGCGATGGAAGCGGCCATAGAAGCGCTCCAAACGATGCGTCGCGCCGTGGTCATCCTTCTGCTCGAACTTGCGCTCACCCGCCACATGCAGCGCACCATCCTCCAGCCACACGTCGATTTCTTCCTTCTTCAAGCCCGGCAATTCCACGCGGGCCACGAGGCTTTCCTTATCCTCATACAGATCGAGGTTCGGCGACCAGCCATTGAAGAAATCCGCCCGGCGCTCCAGCAAGCCAAACGGCTCCTCGAACAACCGGCTGATCTCATCACGCAGATGCGACAACTGCGGGGTCGAACTCCAGTTCCACAAACTCGGATTTTGAATTCTCATCAGTTTCATATCGTTGTTCCTTTCTTTAAAATTCGTTTTTAACCGCAAGCATTAATATAGCGTATGGAATGCCAACTCGCCTGAATTTTCTCAACTCGCACATTCACAGTTATTTACGAAATATTACCCACTCAAATAAACCCCTCAAAGTGAGACATTTTGTCCCAAATTATGTGACTTTGAGAACTTTTCAAAGTGTGACAAAATGTCCCATTTCAGAAATCATTAGGCAAACCACATCAGCGAGAACTATAATGAGTTAGCGCGTGAGATTGAGGGTCATACTTCTATGGATTTGCGGCTTGTGGCTGAGCAGTCAGGCCGGAGCCGCTCCCGTCGTGAATCTCAAGACCAATTACTACTACATCCAAGGCCAGTCCCCTCGTGAATTGCGTCATTCCATGAATGCGCAACGGCCTAAGAACCAAACCCACGACGCCTTCACCGTCTGGAATGTCACGTGGAGCTACACCTGGCGCAACGCTGAGGGCGGAGGCGTGCTGATCCACCAACCCAAGATCACCGTCACGATCAACACCACGCTGCCACGTTGGAGTCCGCCAAAAGACACGGACAAATTCCTCGTGGACCGCTGGACAGCATACATAAAAGCCCTCGCGCTTCACGAAAACGGTCATGCCGCTTATGCTATTCAAGCGGGACGCGATCTGGAGCAACGCCTCGCCACCCTCGGCAAACAACCCTCCGCCGAACTGCTCAAACAGACTGTCGACATGATCGGCCACCAGCTCATCGCCGAAGCTCGCGAAAAAGAAAAACGCTTCGACGAACAAACCCATCATGGCATGAAACAAGGCGCACGATTCCCCTGATGGAGCGCCGGCCTCCGGCCCGGCTCGAATAATCCGAGTCCCACAAAATTCCCGAAATCTTCCCGACGATTGAAAGATCGGCGCCACACCATACCCACACTTCCCTTCCTTCATTCGCTTGACCCCATTCGGTTGAAAAATTTCTCTCCTGCATCATACTCTTCCCACACCAATTGCCGTATGAAGCGAAGCCACCTAAACCTTCTCATCGCGTTCCTGACGCTTTCCACCTTCGCCATTACTGGCCTTGCCGCGACAAACAAACCCGTCTGGGAACTCGCCCAACCGCTCAAGCCCGTTCCCGGCGCACCGAAGTATAGCGATGTCACCGCCCGCAGCCTCACGCTTCGCCCCGCGAACGCCAAAGACACAAACGACACCTTCCGCATGGCTCAGGAGTTTCATCTTACGCGACTCGACTGGTGCTACGGTGTGGACCGCACCTATGCTCAACGCGCCAAGGAACTGAAACTCAGCATCGGCAGCGCGTTGAGCGCGAATCTGCCGGATGCAAAAGGCAAACGTGACACCGGCCGCGTGACGGATAAGGAAGGCAAACTGCGCACGTATAAATGGATGGCGGATGGCATCTGGGCCGGTTGCCCCACCGCGCCTGAATTTCGTGCCGCCTGGCTATATCACGCCACGAACGCCGTCAACGCCGGTGCAGATTTCATCCAACAAGACGACCCGCACATGAGCACACGCACGACCTCGCTCTGCTATTGCTCACACTGCACCGCTGCCTTCACCAAGTATCAAGCCCAGCACGGCACGAATGCGACCTATGAGAAATTTCAGGAAGACGCCGTGCTCACCTTTCACAAAGAGATGCATCAGCAGCTCGATAAATTCGCCGGTCGCCACGTTCCTTTCTCGCATAACAGCATCATCGGCTTCACCAGCAAGCTGGACTGGACCGCCCCTGCGTTTGATTTCGTGAATGCCGAGATTGAAGGCAAACACGTGCATCCCATGGAACTCGCCAAGATCGCCGCTGTGCGTCGCAGTTCCGGCGTGCCCATGGTATTTCAGTATCGCGAAACCTCCGTCACCGCCAATCGTCGCGCCCTCGCCGCCATCTACGCGAATGGCATGACCATGATGCTGCCGTGGGATGTTTACATGCCGGATAACGCGCCGCGGTATTTCATCGCCAAAGAAGACATCGCCGATCTCTCCGCCTTCATCCGCGCGAACGCCAATTACCTCGATGGCTACGAACACGCCCTCGCCACTGGCCCCGGCCTCACCGCCTATAGTAATCTGTTGAAGCTCGAAGGCGGCACCGTAAACACCTTCGCCTACCTCCGCGCGCAACCTGACAAAGCCGATGCGCCAGTGGTGATCCACCTTGTTGAATGGGCAGACAAAGGCAAACCCTGCAAACTCCTCCTGCACAAAAGCGCTCTTGGTGGTGATCGCAAATTCACCGCCCGCATCCGTCTCCCGCTTCCCTACGATGCCGGCGCGCACACGAAAGCCCAAACCACCGGCATCTTCACCACCCTGATCCAAGAAACCAACCTCCCCATTACCACAAACGGCGACTGGCTCACCATCGAAGTTCCCGCCGTGAACCCTTGGGGAATCTTAGTCCTGAAGCCCGAATGAAGTTGAAATACAATCAAGTGTGGTAGGGACCGGTGTTCTCACCGGTCCGCCGCCGAAACCAATGGCGTGCGAACACTTACGGAAAAGTGACGTCCTCATTCCGAGAAAACCTATCCTCACGCCACGGATCCGCCGTATTCGAATACCCGCGCACTTCCCAAAAACCCAAGATATCCCGATCCAAAAACGTGATCTCACGTATCCATTTCGCGCCCTTCCACGCATAACGCTTCGGCACGATCACCCGCGCCGGTCCGCCATGCTCCACTGCCAGCGGCTTGCCGTTCCAATGATGCGCGATGAGCACATCGTCATCCATGCACGCTTCGAGCGGATTGTTCGTGGAATACCCATCGTAACTCTTGAAGAAAACATGCGTCGCCTCTTTCGTCGGCTTCACCAGATCCATGAGTGTGAAGAACGCGACGCCTTCCCACTGCATGTCATACTGGCTCCAAGTCGTGACGCAATGCATGTCACTCACATCTTTGAACTGCGGCAGCGCGAGAAAATCCGTCCATTTGAGCCTCACCGGATTCTCTACCTTGCCATGGATGTAGAGTTCCCATTCCTCCAACGGCACCTTGGGCTTCACGCCCAGATCGAGCGTCGGGAAATTATGCACCTCCCGTTGTCCGGGCGGCAGACGATTGCTCGACCGCACCGACGGCTTCTCCTGACCCGCCATCTTTCGCGCCCACCGTTCCTTCCGTGCGATGTAGTCGTCTTTCATGGCTTAATAGGAGCGCGGGCTTTAGCCCGCTTCAATGTAAACAAGCAAAGCGCCACCTGGAATTCAAAACGCGTATCCCTCACGCAAACAGCTCACCTCATCAGGTCTTCCACCCGCAACAACTCTTCCCGCGTCAGCACATTCTTTTCCGACGCCAGTGCAAACTCCACCAAATCCTCGCGCGAGGCAATATTCGGCAGGCAACTCGCCACCGTCGGCTCCGCCAGATGCCAGAGCAACGCCGCTTGCGCTAACGTGCGCCCGGTATCCTTCCCCGTCAAAAACTGAAACCGCTCCGCTTGCGCCAAGCCATCACGCAACCACTCCACCCCCAGCTTGCTCCGCGCATCATCCGGCTTGAACCCTGTATCTGCCGTGAATTTTCCTTCCAGTAAACCTGACGCATGCGGCCCACGCACAATCAATGACACCGGCTGCTTCGCTTTCTCCGCCATCAGCCCATGACTGAACCGAACGGATTTGCCCACTTCCTCACGAAACGTCTCCGCCGTGATCGCCAACCCAGGCTTCGGTTCCAACAGATGATGCAGATGCTCGATGACTGTGGGCTTGCCACCATGCACCGCCGCCTTCGCCTCCTCCAGCCAACCCGCACCTGGCCCGAGAGCGATGCCGTGATGCCGGATCTTCCCCGCTTGCTTCAGTGCGTCCAACGCACCTTGCAATTCCTGATGCTGGATCGCCTCCACCGTCACATCATGCAACTGCAACAGATCGATGCGATCGCACTTCAATCGTTGCAATGCCTTATCGACAGCAAAACGGATATACTCCGGCGTGAATTGCACCGAGGGCTTGCCACTCGAATGCAATCGCGCATGCGCGTGATAAAAATCATACCCCACCTTCACCGCGATGGTGATCTCCTCGCGCTGGGAACGAAACGCCTTCGCTAACAATTCCTCGCCCGCTCCCTCCGCATCAACATCCGCGGTGACGAAGAAATTCACGCCCAAGTCCAGCGCATCATGCAGCAGCGCCGTGGCGTCCGTCGTATTGAAATGCCCCCAGCGACCCGTGACCAAAGTCCACAGGCCAAACCCGATCACCGAAACATTGATATCCGTCCCCGCCAGCGTCCGATACTTCATGCAACTGGAAGATGATAAGGCAACAGCTGCGAAACGCAATGCAGCGGAGCGCGACTCTCCGAGTCGCAGCAACTCCCATAAGCAAAGTAAGTTTTAAATTTCCCTTCATTCGCTTGCCCCCATTCGGTTGACATCTTTCCTTCTACGCTCCGCGCTTGCCGTCCGCTCATCTTCACTTACCTTGGCCACATGATCAAACCGTCCGATTTGTTTGACTTGAGCCAGACCGAGCACGCCGCCTTGTTTGAAGGCTGCGAGACCGCTTGGGATGCTCTCAAGAAATTGAAAGCCTACGTCGAGAAGACCGTGAAGCCCGGCCTCAAGAACCGCTGCGATGGCCACGCTTTCATCGGCGATCTCGTCTTCATCGGCGAAGGCACCGTGGTGGAAGACGGCGTGATGATCAAAGGCCCCGCCATCATCGGCAAGAACTGCGAGATCCGCCACAACGCCTACATCCGCGAGCACGTGCTCATCGGCGATGGCTGCGTCATCGGCAATTCGTGCGAAGTAAAGCACTCGCTCATCTTCAACAACTGCCAGGTGCCGCATTTCAATTACGTCGGCGATTCCATTCTCGGCTACAAAGCGCACATGGGCGCGGGCAGCATCCTCTCCAACGTAAAATCCCTCCCTGGCAACGTGACCGTGGAGATCGAAGGCAAGAAGGTGGACACCGGCCTGCGCAAATTCGGCGCGCTCCTCGGTGACCATGCTGAGATCGGCTGCAACTCCGTGCTGAACCCCGGCAGCATCATCGGCCGCAGTTCCATCATCTATCCGACTACGAGCTGGCGCGGTGTATTGCCCGCCAACTCCATCGCCAAGACCAAGGCGACGCAGGAAGTTGTCATAAAGAAGGCGAAGGACGGCAAATAATACCCGCTTGCGCGTTTGCCGTTTGGCTGGTTTATTGATGCCATATGGCAGTCAAAGAATTACCCTTGGTCGAACGCCTGCTCGCACCCGGCAAGAAACACGCGGAGAGCCGTCACGCTGTCTCCACGGCTGTGCTGATCCAAGGGGTGAAAG from Verrucomicrobiia bacterium includes these protein-coding regions:
- a CDS encoding ionic transporter y4hA; protein product: MTKKNTPVWTWLIPVLALITLILTLITGVSTVTALICSAALAGAVFVAVHHAEVVAHRVGEPFGTLVLALAVTAIESSLILSMMMAGGQEMAVLARDALFAAVMIICTGVVGLCLLAGGIAHREQTFRVEGASAGLAALIVLASLTLVIPAFTTSTSDGTYNKSQLAFVAISSATLWAIFVFVQTMRHRDYFIPAENSSDPEAHAAPPTNREAWISFGFLLLSLGTVVGLAKMLSPSIEKVVAAANAPRAVVGIIIAGLVLLPETWAAVRAARANRLQTSMNLAIGSALATIGLTVPLVVVASLMFDLPLVLALTPKDIALLTVTFVVSSITLGTGRTYMMQGAVHLVLFAAYLFLALVP
- a CDS encoding Hsp20/alpha crystallin family protein codes for the protein MTNTVTETNGTQAAPAQAKQEQKSYLTPRVNIHEEKDGYVLHAEMPGVAKDGLEILLEDNELTIIGHRKAVSGVGEPLYRESTGRDYRRVFELDPVVDTNRIVAKIDQGLLTLELPKAEKVKPRRIQVS
- a CDS encoding Hsp20/alpha crystallin family protein, with the protein product MKLMRIQNPSLWNWSSTPQLSHLRDEISRLFEEPFGLLERRADFFNGWSPNLDLYEDKESLVARVELPGLKKEEIDVWLEDGALHVAGERKFEQKDDHGATHRLERFYGRFHRTVTLPKQVKADNIKATYEDGVLTVTLPKAEEAKPRQITVTGE
- a CDS encoding UDP-N-acetylglucosamine diphosphorylase, producing MIKPSDLFDLSQTEHAALFEGCETAWDALKKLKAYVEKTVKPGLKNRCDGHAFIGDLVFIGEGTVVEDGVMIKGPAIIGKNCEIRHNAYIREHVLIGDGCVIGNSCEVKHSLIFNNCQVPHFNYVGDSILGYKAHMGAGSILSNVKSLPGNVTVEIEGKKVDTGLRKFGALLGDHAEIGCNSVLNPGSIIGRSSIIYPTTSWRGVLPANSIAKTKATQEVVIKKAKDGK
- a CDS encoding sulfite oxidase-like oxidoreductase — translated: MKDDYIARKERWARKMAGQEKPSVRSSNRLPPGQREVHNFPTLDLGVKPKVPLEEWELYIHGKVENPVRLKWTDFLALPQFKDVSDMHCVTTWSQYDMQWEGVAFFTLMDLVKPTKEATHVFFKSYDGYSTNNPLEACMDDDVLIAHHWNGKPLAVEHGGPARVIVPKRYAWKGAKWIREITFLDRDILGFWEVRGYSNTADPWREDRFSRNEDVTFP
- a CDS encoding pseudouridine synthase — protein: MQPRRLDQIFSRYGYGSRSEARHWLNSGRITVKGVIAKEPDDKADPLDVLIDGKPIEAPDGLLVLFHKPAGYVCSHDTREGANIYDLLPPQWLQRNPPVTSIGRLDKDTTGVLLLTDIGEIVQRWTSPKHKVSKIYDVTVEGVLKPELIPLFAAGTLQLEDEDKPCLPAKLEILSANTARLELIEGKYHQVKRMFASQGNPVTKLHRSRFGDHTVDDLPAGQWRAIPLPKL
- a CDS encoding DUF922 domain-containing protein; protein product: MRLRVILLWICGLWLSSQAGAAPVVNLKTNYYYIQGQSPRELRHSMNAQRPKNQTHDAFTVWNVTWSYTWRNAEGGGVLIHQPKITVTINTTLPRWSPPKDTDKFLVDRWTAYIKALALHENGHAAYAIQAGRDLEQRLATLGKQPSAELLKQTVDMIGHQLIAEAREKEKRFDEQTHHGMKQGARFP
- a CDS encoding MFS transporter: MTTDAHPAAPSAEITRLTFRSERWRAFSSGILETAATTFLLLIAVKELHAGATAKALIAAGGSVGLLLGPLTVSFVQARGMKPSDAAARMAMMGAAAFVVMALLPFLPVYVIGSIVALTASTAVIPLITQVYQENYPDKERGRMLSKSFVIRIATAAIFNELAGRALTGHLEKYQWLLLVFAAAYVVAAYWLAKIPSTPLHVSGGTHPFKSLRYVKEDALFRQTLVAWMLMGFANLMMIPLRVEYLANPQYGYALTAGEIAFLVGVVPNLARLVLSPFWGWAFDHMNFFMLRVVLNIGFALGILSFFTGETMTGMLIGAIIFGASNAGGDVAWSLWVTKFTAPERVADYMSVHTFCTGLRGLFAPLAAFHLAAHFTLIQLGWFAATLIGLSCAVLIPEIPWGKKAKQSAPLTEEVQD
- a CDS encoding aldo/keto reductase: MKYRTLAGTDINVSVIGFGLWTLVTGRWGHFNTTDATALLHDALDLGVNFFVTADVDAEGAGEELLAKAFRSQREEITIAVKVGYDFYHAHARLHSSGKPSVQFTPEYIRFAVDKALQRLKCDRIDLLQLHDVTVEAIQHQELQGALDALKQAGKIRHHGIALGPGAGWLEEAKAAVHGGKPTVIEHLHHLLEPKPGLAITAETFREEVGKSVRFSHGLMAEKAKQPVSLIVRGPHASGLLEGKFTADTGFKPDDARSKLGVEWLRDGLAQAERFQFLTGKDTGRTLAQAALLWHLAEPTVASCLPNIASREDLVEFALASEKNVLTREELLRVEDLMR
- a CDS encoding M14 family zinc carboxypeptidase, encoding MKHTLTLALLTLCFQLTAAAEVKVRTDFEGGSAHIESIDQTNKVIRFTPGGDPARGWACWWYLRVDGIAKGDTWTFDLAASPKPTRNDGKLQPNPLAASWAMADRATFSTDEKTWTHTAPGKRVDKRIHYTVTGTGGPLWLAWGPPFTPRDTDKLLTEAKAKLPTAEIFTLATTREKRPVKALRINESKNPQAPVIWAHARQHAWEAGASWVARGLTEWLVSDDADARWLRANAEIILIPIMDVDNVATGNGGKEADPRDHNRDWTEQPVYPEVAAAQKRLLAYVKENRLSLFLDLHNPAPGDRQPFFFVGPEEDLTPQAKENRAKFLAAAMTHINGPLPVEKKTRTTGASYHPLVKQISGMWVTANGNPHTVAACLETSWNTPHSTTEGYLTVGKQLGEAVTAYVRQQK